Genomic window (Leishmania braziliensis MHOM/BR/75/M2904 complete genome, chromosome 8):
acaccacccacccagCCACCCGACAccgaaagggagggagaggagagcgacacgACCGAGAGCGTGCACACGGAGCCCGACCAGGCCGCCGAGGACGTGTCACAAACCTCCGACGAGGCACGGCACCGATTTCGCCACGGCGAGAAcacggcagcacagcagacCGGGACGATCCACTGCCCGGTCTGCCCGCGCACATGGACATCGCGCGCCCGAAGGCAACAACAGACCAGCCACCTTAACACCACCCACGCcagggaggtggtgagggtgGACGCGCTGAAGGCCACCGGGGTAGACCGTTGCCTCTCGTGCGGCGAGTTCGTCATCGCGTCCGGAAACGCGCGACGAGCACACGGCCGGAAATGCGGCGAGTTCGTCACCAGGGCGGTCCGCAACCAGAAGCGCGCCCGGACAGAGCAGAGCACACCCCGGCAGGACGCAGGGATGGAGCCCACTCCGGagacaccgccaccaccgacacGCCACCGCACCAGACCCACGGAGGCCGACGCCGAGTGGGTGCAGGAGTTTCCCGCCACGATCCGGACACTCCGGAAGCAGGAATGGGGACACTGGGCCGAGGCGGTCGGCCACACCCTCCTCGGCTacaccgcggcggccgccgcgggaCGCTACCAGCGCCAGCTGGCGCTTACCGAGCTGATGCGCACTCGCCTCGCCAAACcgcgcgcaccagcacgggaggaggacgagagcCACCAAGAGGAACCCAGCGAGACGCccagggagggagaaagagacgagCCGTACACGGGCCACGCCGGCGCCACACGGCGAGCCAACACGGAGGAACACCTTCCCACcagagacgcgcacaccgctGAGGAACGCCGTGCGCGCCGCATCCTCCACCAACTCTCGCTAGGAGCCGTCGGaaaggcggcgcgcacgctgTTCCAGGCACAGCtcccacgcgcgcgcgccagcgaGGCACTGGACCAGCTCCGCGCGCTTCACCCGCAGGAAGACCCAGCGGGGTACCCGTGCCCACCACAAACGCCTTTTCCCCACGGCCTAAAGCCGGAGAAGGTCAGGAACGTGGTGCTGAAACGGCTCGGCCGAGCCGCCGCACCGGGGCTCGACGGATGGACCCGAGAACTGCTCGTTCCCGTGGTCGAAAATGCGGCACTCCTGGCGGAGACGACCGCACTGATGCAAGACATCCTCGCCGGGAACGTGTCGGCGTCCTTCGCGTTCCGCCTCCGCGCGTGCGTCGTTCACCCGTTCCTGAAAGAACCGGGGTCGCCGAAGGTCCGGCCAATCACGCCGGAGTCGGTGTGGCTGAAAATCGCCTCGCACCTCGCGCTGGACGCGGTGGAAAAGCCGTTCCGTGACATCTTCCAGGGATGGCAATTCGGTGTGTGgggcgacgccgccgaggcggtcGCCCAGATCCGGGAGACGTACGCGAGCGAGTCGGCCGACACGCTCGTCGCGCTAGACGCGACCAACGCGTACAACCGCGTCTCCCGCGCATGGGTGCTGAGGGCGGCGTTCCGCCACCACGCCCTCCGCCACACGTTCGGGGTGGTGGACCTTTCCCTCGGGGAGCCGGGCGCCCTTGGCGTCTACGAGGGCGGCCGCCGGGTAGAGCAACTCTGGTCGACGCGCGGCGTCCGCCAGGGCATGGTGCTCAgtccccttctcttcgccaccgccgtggccGAGACACTGCGGCCGATTATGGCGGCGCACCCGCTCGCCAAAGTGACGGCGTATCTCGACGACCTGGCCGTCGTCGGTCCACGGGCGGCAGTCCAGGCGTTCCTGGACGAGGCGGGGCCGGCGCTCGCGGCCACCGGCTTCGACATCAACCCGGCGAAAAGCCACCACCTGTCGAAGAGCGCCGCGCCAGAGCCGGTGTCGGTCGCcggggtggcggtgccgctggcgaGCGGTGTGGTGCGCATCCTCGGCGCCGGCttccgcggcagcggcgcgccggtGGACGAGTGGGTGTGGGAGAAAACCCGCCCGTACGAGGCGTACTTCACCGCCCTTGGCGGGGACGAGCTCCCACGCCACGCGCGCATGAACCTCCTGCGtgcgtcggcgctgccgcgcctgACCTTTCTCTTGCGGACCCACAGCGCcgacgagctgcgcgacagcgcGGCATGGTTCGACGACCGCGTCCTCCACACGTTGTCGGTCCTCGCGGTGTGGCGGCGGGGGAAAACTGAGGCGCCGTCGTGGCAGTTGCCCCATCCCCGCTCGCGACTCCACGACGTCCGTCGCTGTCATCGTCTTTTTCGGCACGCAGTGGGAGGCAGTCGTCATGGCAACTGTGCGCGTCCTGTCCCACAGCGGAAGGCGGAGTCAAGCTCGTTGTGCGTGTTCCATCTGCAGTTGCACTCTGCTCCTCCCGTATCCCGTCCACGCTTGCCTCGAGACCATCGTCACTCTTCGCCGCTGTCGTAGCTGGCACGCGTGCTGGTACATCTGCTAACACACGAGCACCGCTATAAATGACCCCGCGCTGGCATGCTCGCATTGTGTGCTGCTTCGGTAATGCCTACGCGCGTGACACTCGTGTGCCTGCCGGACCGGCTGCGTAGGCCCGACgccccccgcctccccctaTTACCGTCTGGAGAAGATCCCCCTGTCCTTTGTGtgttccttctccccccctcttctgtCAATTTTAAAAAgggtcttttttttctctccccagGCCATATCTCGGGTGGTTTTCAATTTTGAAAAGGGGTGCCACTTTCTTGGATTCCCTTATTTAcctttcgctcttttcttaCTCTACCTCTCAGGTCCCGAAGCCCCtattttttctttccttttcttaTTCTCTTACCCTTGTCCATTTCCCTCCATTCTTGCATTTCTTTCTCTTTATTcccccccacctcttctTAACCAATTATCTTGTTCTTCCTACTTTTGTTCTACCTCTCACATACTCCCGCCGccgcttttttttgctcttaATTTTTTTCTCTCGATCATNNNNNNNNNNNNNNNNNNNNNNNNNNNNNNNNNNNNNNNNNNNNNNNNNNNNNNNNNNNNNNNNNNNNNNNNNNNNNNNNNNNNNNNNNNNNNNNNNNNNccagaaagagaggggaaagaggggagagatCAAAATCTGGCAACAGCAAAGGACACGCGAGCGCCAAGAGCCGCACCGcgaagcacagcagcgcggaTACGCTTTTctgcccctcttttcccttctgcctcccccccctccctcctctacTGGCGTCATTGCGCTCGCTGCAGAACACTCTATGAAACTCTTTCACAGCCGTaacgtctctcctcctcgactGTCGCtctatctctctctctctcgttgtgcGCCTGCAAGACACCTTTACGGGTCGCGGTTCTCTGGCTTGGCATAGGGCATCCCGAGCACGTCGAACACGTCCTGCTCCGACCGCACCTCAACACGCTTGTCCTCCAGCTCATCCTTAGGAACACCGAGCTCCTCGCCAGCATTTTTGCCGCGAATGCCGATGCGCTCGTACAGCGCACGCGCCTCTTCCGGCGTGCCGAGCTTAAAGAGGCCGTACTCGTTCAGTAAGTACCCTTTGCTGATGGCGGCCTGGCGCATGATGACGTTGAAGTTTTTGCTTCCAGTGAAGGTCAGCATCGCCGTCGGGACGCTTTTGGTCTCGATAAGGCGAATATCGACGCGACGCGCCTTGTACACCTTCGTGTTCTCACGGCCAACCTTATCACGGACAATACGGGGCGGTAGCCGGCCCATCCCCATGTACTTGAGTGGACCCTGCGCCATGGTCGCCTCCAGGTACTTGATGCTCTCGAGGAACTCGACAAAGTGCGCTAGCAcgccggtggcagcgacaGGCTCGTTAAGTGGTGGAGCATCGAGCGTGCGCGACAGGATCGCGTCCACATCACCACTGAaggggtggcggcggcggtagcTACCGCAGATCAGAATGGAAAAGTCCTTGCCGAGCACCTCCATGCACTTCTCGCGCAGGTAGTTCTCATGCAGCACGCTCTCTTGCATCGGAATCTTCTCGTTGATGTCGTAGAAGTACTTGATGCCGACACGTTGCTGGTCTGTCAATGACGAGATGCTGTCAGCCTTCTGCAGTAACTCATCCACAGTAAAGATGCCCTCGCGGTCGaacagcgccgcggcggcgcgagGCCCAAAGCCGTGGACCTGCGTTAGCTCCTGGATAGCTTTGAGCTTTGGCTTCGTCTTGCTCTCCAGCTCTTCGAGCTTCCCGGTAGCCATgatctcctccgccttcttcagcagcttcgccCCGATGCCGGAGAACGCCTTCAGGTCCTGTGGGGTGTTGAGGGGCTTGTCAAGGTTTGTCTTGAGACTTTCAATACTGCGGTGGTAGCTGCTCACCTTATACTTCTCTCCGAGAGCGTTGTTCAAATCTGCCATCTCCTGGAAGATGCGGATGATGTTCTCGCGATGATCGCGACGCAGAAATGTCCAGCGGAGCATTTTCCGTCTGCCCGTGAGGAAGAACGTGAGGGTacagagggggggaggggggaggatgcacccacacgcagcTGGGACGAGGCGCGTCAGATCAGTGATGAAGAAGCAAGAGTCCGTATCCCCAAGGACCGTGGATATATCCGCGGGTccgtgcctctgtgtgtgtgtgtgtgtgtgtgggtgcgtgtgtgtgtgggtgtgtgtgtatggctgcctctctcgttctctacAGTGTATTCGGTCGCTCTAGTGCAAGACGTGAACGTGTGTGTCCACGCGGTGTGTCTGCCGTGCCGTTGCGAGTCCGCGGCTTTaatgtgggggagggggtggaaggGAGTTTGGCGTATACCTAAAAGTGGCGTCGCGATGACGCGTTAGATCGCGTTTGCCTTGTCTCGAGGGCGTCGCTGTGCCACGGTTAATTTGGGGAAGCACGCCTGTATGTATGCGGGCGTGTGTCCGTGAAGGCGGTGGGTGTAGGCAGATGTCACGCTTGACGTAAAGAGAGAAGTGTGC
Coding sequences:
- a CDS encoding mitochondrial DNA polymerase beta is translated as MLRWTFLRRDHRENIIRIFQEMADLNNALGEKYKVSSYHRSIESLKTNLDKPLNTPQDLKAFSGIGAKLLKKAEEIMATGKLEELESKTKPKLKAIQELTQVHGFGPRAAAALFDREGIFTVDELLQKADSISSLTDQQRVGIKYFYDINEKIPMQESVLHENYLREKCMEVLGKDFSILICGSYRRRHPFSGDVDAILSRTLDAPPLNEPVAATGVLAHFVEFLESIKYLEATMAQGPLKYMGMGRLPPRIVRDKVGRENTKVYKARRVDIRLIETKSVPTAMLTFTGSKNFNVIMRQAAISKGYLLNEYGLFKLGTPEEARALYERIGIRGKNAGEELGVPKDELEDKRVEVRSEQDVFDVLGMPYAKPENRDP